Proteins encoded together in one Desulfovibrio sp. UCD-KL4C window:
- a CDS encoding FmdE family protein yields MNLEASRASKADAAIRDDSIGSYTYEEFYEAARRFHGYPAPGLMLGGYMLEEARKHLPEGTLFDAISETSWCLPDAVQMLTLCSIGNGWLKIKNLGVYALSLYDKYTGKGIRIRVDPLKLEEWPEIKSWFLKEKPKKDQDTERLQSEIRMAGASLCTIESVRIKTEVMSHRSKGGITICPLCGDAYPGSFGAICRTCQGEGPYLELESARQLKMENLPNGLKSVPISEAEGKKAVHDMTRIDPEDSKGPEFFKDHNFSAGDMCRLQLIGKNHIYVDEGDIPADEWVHENEVAETFGRIMAGDGVVQEGMPREGKVNLVAEQDGVLVTNLEMMTQFNFVPDVMVAARKNGSLVKAGTRLAGTRAIPLYLSRDNFSRALSVLNGAPLFNIAPLRKAKVGLLITGDEVFNGLVEDKFEAIITAKIKALGSKVICTMIKPDSREHIRDAATSLIEKGCDMIITTAGMSVDPDDVTRYGLRDAGVTDIHYGVPVLPGTMLMLARSSDVQVIGVPACALFFKTTSLDLVLPRMLAGQTLTRKDLTAFADGGYCMECKTCTFPKCPFGK; encoded by the coding sequence ATGAATCTTGAAGCTTCCAGAGCATCAAAAGCAGACGCTGCTATCCGTGACGATTCGATAGGATCTTATACTTATGAAGAGTTCTATGAAGCTGCTCGGAGGTTTCATGGATATCCCGCTCCCGGGTTGATGCTCGGTGGCTATATGTTGGAAGAAGCGCGCAAGCATCTTCCAGAAGGAACACTATTCGATGCCATCAGCGAGACTTCTTGGTGTTTACCGGATGCTGTGCAGATGCTTACCCTTTGCAGTATAGGTAACGGTTGGCTCAAAATTAAGAATCTCGGGGTTTACGCTCTTTCACTCTACGATAAATATACAGGCAAGGGTATCCGCATCCGTGTAGACCCTTTAAAACTTGAAGAATGGCCTGAGATTAAATCTTGGTTCCTTAAGGAAAAACCTAAAAAGGATCAGGATACTGAAAGATTGCAATCTGAAATCCGCATGGCCGGAGCGTCCTTATGTACCATTGAGAGTGTACGAATAAAGACAGAAGTCATGAGCCATCGTAGTAAAGGTGGTATAACTATCTGTCCTTTGTGCGGTGATGCTTACCCTGGTTCTTTCGGTGCTATTTGCCGTACCTGTCAGGGAGAAGGTCCATATCTCGAGTTAGAGTCTGCTCGGCAACTGAAAATGGAAAATCTGCCTAATGGGTTAAAATCTGTTCCCATCAGTGAAGCGGAAGGTAAAAAAGCCGTTCATGATATGACTCGCATTGATCCCGAGGACAGCAAGGGACCTGAATTTTTTAAAGATCATAATTTCAGTGCCGGCGATATGTGTCGGCTACAACTTATTGGCAAGAATCATATTTACGTTGATGAAGGGGATATTCCTGCCGATGAATGGGTACATGAAAATGAAGTCGCCGAAACATTTGGGCGCATCATGGCAGGGGACGGAGTCGTTCAGGAAGGAATGCCGCGCGAAGGAAAAGTTAATCTGGTGGCTGAGCAGGATGGCGTCCTTGTTACCAATCTTGAGATGATGACTCAGTTCAATTTTGTGCCGGATGTAATGGTCGCGGCCCGGAAAAACGGATCTCTCGTAAAGGCAGGCACTCGTCTTGCCGGGACAAGAGCTATTCCTCTTTATCTTTCTCGCGATAATTTCTCTCGCGCTCTTTCTGTATTAAACGGAGCACCTTTGTTCAATATTGCTCCGCTGCGCAAAGCCAAAGTCGGGTTGCTTATTACTGGAGATGAAGTCTTTAACGGATTGGTTGAAGATAAATTTGAAGCAATAATTACTGCAAAAATTAAGGCTCTCGGCAGTAAAGTTATTTGCACTATGATTAAACCTGACAGCCGTGAGCACATACGTGATGCAGCAACATCTTTAATAGAAAAAGGTTGTGATATGATTATCACAACTGCCGGAATGTCTGTAGATCCTGATGATGTTACCCGATATGGATTGAGAGATGCCGGTGTTACAGATATTCATTACGGGGTGCCTGTTCTGCCCGGAACCATGCTGATGCTTGCCCGCTCAAGTGATGTTCAGGTTATTGGTGTCCCTGCATGTGCTCTTTTCTTTAAAACAACAAGTCTTGATCTTGTTCTACCGCGTATGCTTGCCGGACAGACTTTAACTCGTAAAGACCTCACTGCTTTCGCTGATGGCGGATATTGTATGGAATGTAAAACTTGCACATTCCCCAAATGTCCTTTCGGAAAATAA
- a CDS encoding winged helix-turn-helix domain-containing protein — protein sequence MQDITANPDFSYLNDQSAIDGHSPTIRLHLWLEGGEGVFFGYGRLQLLDQIEECGSLKKAAEALGMSYRAAWGKIKQTEQVLGFQLIERVGCRRSGYRLTDAGRLVRDKFFEWFKQVECDARQRADEIFPWRSKSFGES from the coding sequence ATGCAGGATATTACTGCTAATCCGGACTTTAGTTACTTGAATGATCAGTCTGCTATTGATGGGCACAGTCCTACAATACGTCTTCATCTTTGGCTTGAAGGAGGAGAAGGAGTTTTTTTCGGGTACGGTCGTTTACAGCTCTTGGATCAGATTGAAGAATGCGGTTCTTTGAAAAAAGCGGCTGAGGCTCTTGGGATGTCGTATAGAGCCGCATGGGGTAAAATTAAACAGACCGAACAGGTGCTCGGATTTCAACTCATTGAGCGGGTCGGATGCAGGCGCAGCGGATATCGCTTAACGGATGCAGGGCGGCTTGTGCGTGATAAGTTCTTTGAATGGTTTAAGCAGGTTGAATGCGATGCCAGACAACGTGCAGATGAAATTTTTCCGTGGCGTTCAAAAAGTTTCGGTGAATCTTGA
- a CDS encoding GNAT family N-acetyltransferase, which translates to MTGALSSVGLGDVPSWLRPYGVLSMGEKFRADLARIISERPKRIVIDEFSSVVDRQIAKAGAHAFSKSWKRTKGKAVLLSCHYDIIEWVQPDWVLDTATGKLSWGCLQRPPIELEIYQTGWEWWPYFESHHYLKLPHMIAATCYVGFVDGVPVAHIAVSTRTRHEARACRLVVMPEWQGVGVGLKFLNGVCDMWRRGKNRYNRPMPVLFHTSHPGLAGALRRKPEWSQISAKLYGANKLRSMRSIASSLDKKGKKGPASGYGGHFRAVQGFRYMGDICES; encoded by the coding sequence GTGACTGGGGCCTTGTCTTCAGTTGGCCTTGGAGATGTCCCCTCATGGTTACGGCCTTATGGGGTTCTCTCAATGGGTGAAAAATTCAGGGCTGATCTGGCCAGAATAATCAGCGAACGTCCTAAGCGGATTGTAATTGATGAGTTCTCCTCGGTCGTCGACCGCCAGATAGCCAAGGCCGGAGCGCACGCTTTCTCAAAATCATGGAAAAGGACAAAAGGAAAAGCCGTACTTCTCTCATGCCATTACGATATTATTGAGTGGGTGCAACCCGACTGGGTGCTGGATACGGCAACCGGTAAGCTCAGTTGGGGGTGTCTTCAACGACCACCTATCGAGCTTGAAATTTACCAAACCGGATGGGAATGGTGGCCATATTTTGAGTCGCATCATTATTTAAAATTACCACATATGATTGCCGCAACCTGTTATGTTGGTTTCGTTGACGGCGTACCCGTCGCCCACATAGCGGTTAGCACCCGCACAAGGCACGAGGCTAGGGCCTGCCGCCTAGTAGTTATGCCAGAATGGCAAGGCGTTGGAGTGGGCCTTAAGTTCCTAAATGGGGTTTGCGACATGTGGCGGCGAGGGAAAAATAGATATAATCGGCCAATGCCGGTACTGTTTCATACCTCGCATCCCGGTTTAGCCGGGGCCTTAAGGAGAAAGCCTGAATGGAGCCAAATTAGCGCTAAACTATACGGGGCCAATAAATTACGTTCAATGCGCTCAATAGCTAGCAGCTTAGATAAAAAAGGTAAAAAAGGTCCGGCATCTGGTTATGGGGGACATTTTAGGGCCGTTCAAGGCTTCAGGTATATGGGTGACATATGCGAGTCGTAA
- a CDS encoding formyltransferase family protein — protein MRVVIIGQSWLATKTLESLINIGIKPIAALPDKSDRFADTASGLAIPIIADPKNLPECDIAIAAHCHRYIPPEILNRPRHGVVAYHPSLLPRHRGRDAVHWTIAMKDPIAGGSVYVMDDGVDTGEIVLQDWCHVLPNDTPQTLWRRELGPLGVKLLTQSTKILFKTSMLRTTKQDVRATTWEPALSRQKLR, from the coding sequence ATGCGAGTCGTAATTATTGGCCAAAGTTGGCTCGCAACTAAGACCCTTGAGTCGTTGATAAATATTGGAATAAAACCAATTGCGGCCCTACCAGATAAGAGTGATAGGTTTGCGGACACGGCCTCCGGGTTGGCAATACCTATCATCGCGGACCCGAAAAACCTGCCGGAGTGTGATATTGCCATAGCGGCACATTGCCACCGGTATATTCCTCCCGAAATACTGAATCGCCCTCGCCACGGCGTGGTAGCTTACCACCCCTCACTCCTGCCAAGGCACCGAGGACGCGATGCCGTCCACTGGACAATTGCCATGAAAGATCCCATCGCAGGTGGCAGCGTTTACGTGATGGACGACGGCGTTGATACCGGAGAAATAGTCCTTCAAGACTGGTGTCACGTATTACCAAATGATACCCCTCAAACGTTATGGAGAAGAGAGCTAGGCCCTTTGGGGGTAAAGCTGTTAACCCAGTCAACTAAAATACTGTTTAAAACCAGTATGTTAAGAACGACAAAGCAAGACGTCAGGGCCACAACTTGGGAACCGGCCCTATCCCGTCAAAAATTAAGATAA